The Gloeomargarita lithophora Alchichica-D10 genomic sequence AAAACACCCCCGCCGCCACCATCGTTGCCGCATGAATTAATGCCGAAATCGGGGTCGGGCCTTCCATCGCATCCGGCAACCAAACGTGCAAAGGCACCTGCGCCGACTTCGCCACCGGCCCTAAAAACACCAAAATCCCAAACCCCGTCGCCACCCACAGGGGCAAAGTTTCCGACTCCAGCAACCCCGCCACCCCATCGGCAATCGCCGTAAATTCCACCTGCCCCGTCGCCCAGTAAAACCCCAAAATGCCCAACAACAGGCCAAAATCCCCCACTCGGTTGACCACAAACGCCTTCTGCGCCGCCTCCCTGGCCGCCACCCGGTCATACCAAAACCCAATCAACAGGTAGGAACACATCCCCACCAATTCCCAAAACACATACACCTGGATCAAATTGGGGCTGATCACCAGACCCAGCATGGACGCACTAAAAAAACTCAGGTAGGCAAAAAAGCGAGAGTAGCCCCGGTCATGCGCCATATACCCATCGCTATAAATCATCACCAGTAATGCTACTGCAGTGACAATAACCAGCATTAAACTACTCAGCCGATCCACCACAAACCCCATTTCCAGGTGAAACGACCCCGCCATCGCCCAGATAAAACGCCAGTTATAGGGTTCATGCCCCTGCACCTGACTCCAGAACAGAGCCGCCGAAAGGGTCAAGGCCGCCCCCATCAAGGTCAAAATCAACACTGCATTGCCCTGGCGCAGGCGACTCGTCCATTCCCCGAACATGATTAACCCCGTCCCCACCAGGGTTGCCCCCAGCAAGGGCAGTACGGGAACCAACCAGGCGTATTGGTAAAGTGCTTGTTCCATAGGTATCCTGTGCGCTTAGGACAAAACCGATAACATTCTGCCACAACTTTAGGCGATTCACCGTGTCCAGGGAAACAGTCTGCGCCGCTTCGGTAGGGATTTACACCGCTCCAATTGCCGCCCATCCCATTAGGAATCCTTTAAGAATTGCCCCCAGGGAATAAACGCCGCCACCGTTTGGGTAAGATTTTGCAACATCTGCCGCCGTTGTTGAGAAAAATCCGGTACATCCGTAGTTAAAGGAGCCAATCCCCGGCGAGAACGCAATTGATTTAACCAAGTCTTGCGCCAGGTTCCATTCTCAAAAATACCGTGCAAATAAGTCCCCCAAACCCGCCCCGTACCATCAACATAACCCAGGTGGGGATCAAGGAATAAGGGTTTAGTTTCAGCGGTAACTTGGGTAAAACCTTGGTGAATTTCATAACCATTAACCCGCACATTCGGCACCGGATATACGGATATACTTTGCCGTTGTTGGGTGATTTTATTCGGGGTAATAATGGTTTTAGTGGGTAATAAATTTAAGCCCTGCATTTTGGTTAAGTTACTTTCTAAGCCCTGGGGGTCGTGAACCTCTACCCCCAACATCTGCATCCCGCCACAAATTCCGAAAATCCATCCCCCCTTTTGATGGTAACTAATGATCTGCTCCGCCAAACCCGTGGTGTGCAACCAATTCAAATCCGCAATAGTCGTTTTACTGCCAGGGATAATCACCACATCGGGGGTACCTAAATTCTGCCCTGCTTGAATATAATTCACCTGTACAGTCGGCTCTAATAAAAGCGGGTCAAAATCGGTAAAATTACTAATTTTTGGTAATTGAATAATGGCGATATTCAGTTCAGTATTGCTTTTTTTGCGAGCAAATAAGCTCAGGGAGTCCTCGGCGGGCAATTGCTGTTCTAACCAGGGAATTACGCCCAATACCGGAATTTTTGTATTGGTTTCTAACCAACTTAAACCGGGGTCTAAAATAGATTTTTGTCCCCGAAATTTATTGATAATTAAACCTTTAATTAAAGCCCGTTCTTCCGGGTCTAATAATGCTAAGGTTCCGATGATATGAGCAAATACCCCCCCTGGGTTAATATCCCCTACCAAAATGGTTTTTGCTTGCAGATATTTTGCCACCCGCATATTGGTTAAATCCCGATGTTTGAGGTTGATTTCCGCCGGAGAACCCGCACCTTCACACACAATATAGTCATATTCTTTTTGTAATTCTGTTAGGGACTGGGTAATTGCTTGCCACCCCAAGTCAAAATAGTTTTGGTAATAATCCTGGGCTTGGGTCACCCCCACCGCCCGCCCCTGGATGATCACCTGGGAAGTCATATCCCCCTGGGGCTTGAGCAGAATTGGATTCATGGCTGTTGTCGGTACAATGTCCGCCGCCCAAGCCTGTACCGCCTGGGCATAGCCCATTTCGCCCCCGTCGCTGGTGACATAGGCATTGAGTGCCATATTTTGCCCCTTGAACGGGGTCACCCGGTACCCCTGTTGTGCCAACCAGCCACACAGAGCCGTGACCAGCAGGGACTTGCCCGCATTGGACGTACAACCAACCACCATCAGGGCGGGCATAATAGGAAGGTATCCATTTGACTCACTTTTACTATGATGAATCATCTGACCAAATCCCGTTATATCAAAGGACTTCAATGCCCCAAATATCTCTGGCTAGACTTCCATGACCCCGGCAAGGCCACCCCCCCATCGGATAGCAAAAAAAGCCAGTTTCAACAGGGAACTGATGTGGGTATTTTGGGTCGGGAATATTTTCCTGGCGGCGTATTGGTGACTGGATTTGGCAACCACAAATGTCAAGAAAAAACCGCTAATTTACTTACTCAAGGGGTAGAATGTTTATTTGAGGCCACGTTCAAATGGGAAGGAATAATTGTTAAATGTGATGTATTACGAAAAACTGATAACCTTACTTGGGAACTATTTGAAATCAAGTCTAGCACTAAAGTTAAAGATGAACATATCGAAGACTTAGCGATTCAGTGGTATGTGGTGCAAATGAATGGGATTCATCTAAAAAAAGCTTATGTAATGCACATCAATAATCAAGACTGTTTTTATCCCGATCTGAGTAATTTATTCACCCAAGTAGATGTAACTTCCCAAGTACAAAACATTGTTTCTCAGTTACCCCAACGATTACAAACATTCTATACATGGTTGAGCCAACCTACGGAATTAGAACAGCCGATTGGGGAGCATTGTACCCAACCCTACACCTGTAATTTTAAGGAGTATTGTTGGCACGAAGTTCCAGAGGTATCTATCTTTCAAATTTCCCGTTTAGATAAAAAAAAGAAAGCGGCACTTATTGCCAAGAAAACTTTTCATATTGAACATTTATCCCCGGATTTTATTGGCACTTTGTCCACCAATCAACAGATGTTTATCCATCGGTATCTGCAACGGGAAACCCATGTCAACTATGCTGAGATTAAAAATTTACTAAGCCAGTTGATTTACCCGCTCTACTTTTTTGATTTTGAAGCTGGCAATCCGGCTATTCCTAGATTTAATGGTGTACGTCCCTATCAACGAATCCCCTTTCAGTTTAGTTGCCATATTTTAACTGCGGATGGGGAATTGACGCACTGTGAATACCTCCATACAGACCGAGAAGACCCCCGACCTCCGTTGATCCAGGCTCTAGTTCATAATATCAGCAATGCAGGGTCAGTTATTGTTTACAACCAAGGTTATGAAAAGTCGGTTTTGCAGGAATTAGCAACATTTATGCCAGAGTTTGCATCACACTTGCACAGTATTGTTAGTCGGCTCTGGGATCAAATGGCGATCTTTCAAAATTATTATCAACACCCGGATTTTTTGGGTTCCATATCCTTAAAAAAGGTCTTACCCGTTCTGGTGCCAAATTTGAGCTACAAAGAATTAGCAATTAACCAGGGAGATATGGCAAAAAATCGTTGGGAAACTGCGATAAATTCAGGAGATTTGGTCATCCAGGCGCAAACCTGGGAAGAACTGAGGGAATACTGCCATCAGGACACCTTAGCTATGGTGGAAATCCATCATTATTTAACCGGTTTAATCAATTCTAATCGTTGAAGTTTTTCCCAGTACCTACGAATTAATGGGAAACAATCATCACATAAAGGTATTGTTCTAGCCTGAATAATATGTCTTTTAATTTTTCTATAACTATGGTCGGGTGAGTATGATTTTCAGTTAGCCAATTCTGGGGATAGAGGTGTAACCATCTGGCCTGAATTTGGTTGAATTGCATCGGCATTTCTAGCAAAGGCCACAGCACACTTGCGGTCACAAAATCTAGGGTTACTTCTGCTTGAAACAGGGAACTTTGAGCCGGAGTTTTGAGGAAATTAGACAGCACGAAAGACTGTCCCCGTTCCAGGGTTTCTTGCCAAGCGGTTTTAACCATATCGTTGCATAATTGGGGGTGAAAATAAATCAAAGACTCTTCAGTTAATTCCATCTCTTGAGTAGGTTGAGGATGACCGCACCAAAAATCAATCAGCCGCTCGCCAGGATGAATTAAATCCCTGAGATAACACCGTTCCCAGGGGGTCGCCATTGCTTCCACGGCGGCAATGATCGCCGGTGCATTATCCAGGTCAGTAAATAATTCGGTCAATCGCCATTTGCGCCAATGCACCATTTCAATCAATTCCAGACTAGCAAAATC encodes the following:
- the cobQ gene encoding cobyric acid synthase CobQ codes for the protein MPALMVVGCTSNAGKSLLVTALCGWLAQQGYRVTPFKGQNMALNAYVTSDGGEMGYAQAVQAWAADIVPTTAMNPILLKPQGDMTSQVIIQGRAVGVTQAQDYYQNYFDLGWQAITQSLTELQKEYDYIVCEGAGSPAEINLKHRDLTNMRVAKYLQAKTILVGDINPGGVFAHIIGTLALLDPEERALIKGLIINKFRGQKSILDPGLSWLETNTKIPVLGVIPWLEQQLPAEDSLSLFARKKSNTELNIAIIQLPKISNFTDFDPLLLEPTVQVNYIQAGQNLGTPDVVIIPGSKTTIADLNWLHTTGLAEQIISYHQKGGWIFGICGGMQMLGVEVHDPQGLESNLTKMQGLNLLPTKTIITPNKITQQRQSISVYPVPNVRVNGYEIHQGFTQVTAETKPLFLDPHLGYVDGTGRVWGTYLHGIFENGTWRKTWLNQLRSRRGLAPLTTDVPDFSQQRRQMLQNLTQTVAAFIPWGQFLKDS
- a CDS encoding DUF2779 domain-containing protein; amino-acid sequence: MMNHLTKSRYIKGLQCPKYLWLDFHDPGKATPPSDSKKSQFQQGTDVGILGREYFPGGVLVTGFGNHKCQEKTANLLTQGVECLFEATFKWEGIIVKCDVLRKTDNLTWELFEIKSSTKVKDEHIEDLAIQWYVVQMNGIHLKKAYVMHINNQDCFYPDLSNLFTQVDVTSQVQNIVSQLPQRLQTFYTWLSQPTELEQPIGEHCTQPYTCNFKEYCWHEVPEVSIFQISRLDKKKKAALIAKKTFHIEHLSPDFIGTLSTNQQMFIHRYLQRETHVNYAEIKNLLSQLIYPLYFFDFEAGNPAIPRFNGVRPYQRIPFQFSCHILTADGELTHCEYLHTDREDPRPPLIQALVHNISNAGSVIVYNQGYEKSVLQELATFMPEFASHLHSIVSRLWDQMAIFQNYYQHPDFLGSISLKKVLPVLVPNLSYKELAINQGDMAKNRWETAINSGDLVIQAQTWEELREYCHQDTLAMVEIHHYLTGLINSNR